The proteins below come from a single Malus sylvestris chromosome 3, drMalSylv7.2, whole genome shotgun sequence genomic window:
- the LOC126614392 gene encoding uncharacterized protein LOC126614392, producing MALLSLLIATLSDDAMEYVMGCKTSHESWTNLQDRYASVSRARINQLKIEFHTIKKGSDSIDKYLLRLKAIRDQLVSAGERITDNDVVITALSGLPPEFDIVKTVVLARETSIPLKDFKAQLIGVESAMEARSLLWQVAWLQCMFKEIGSKMFIRILGIHKERVQMLDQELVILKVIKGTTGFKTEMGIILLRGIILLRTTTEVVMGLSIIQGLITMGIDRDGETIMVLLLGISLLGMVIQPSKQVL from the coding sequence ATGGCACTATTGAGTCTGTTAATTGCTACTCTGTCGGATGATGCTATGGAATATGTAATGGGGTGTAAAACGTCTCATGAATCTTGGACAAATTTACAAGACCGATATGCTTCTGTGTCAAGGGCTAGGATCAATCAACTCAAAATTGAGTTCCATACAATTAAAAAAGGCAGTGATTCTATTGACAAGTATTTGCTTCGGTTGAAAGCCATTCGTGATCAGCTTGTGTCTGCAGGGGAGAGGATTACTGATAATGATGTTGTTATTACTGCTTTATCTGGATTACCACCAGAGTTTGATATTGTAAAGACTGTAGTTTTAGCAAGGGAGACTTCTATTCCGCTGAAAGATTTCAAAGCGCAGTTGATTGGTGTTGAATCTGCTATGGAAGCAAGGTCACTACTCTGGCAAGTGGCATGGCTGCAATGTATGTTCAAGGAGATCGGGTCAAAGATGTTCATCCGAATTCTGGGTATTCACAAAGAAAGAGTTCAAATGCTGGATCAAGAACTGGTGATACTTAAGGTTATCAAGGGAACAACAGGTTTTAAAACAGAAATGGGTATAATACTTCTCAGGGGTATAATCCTTCTCAGAACTACAACAGAAGTGGTTATGGGTCTTTCAATAATTCAAGGCCTTATTACAATGGGAATAGACAGAGATGGGGAAACAATTATGGTTCTTCTACTAGGAATAAGTCTTCTTGGAATGGTAATACAACCTTCAAAACAGGTACTATAA